The proteins below are encoded in one region of Chitinispirillales bacterium ANBcel5:
- a CDS encoding glycosyltransferase family 4 protein, translating into MRVALFSWESLHSINIGGLGVHTTELAAGLERRNHEVHVFTRRKPEQSYYDRIDGVHYHRIDHGISDNFVESMDWMCQAMAHRFYEVTSLIGKFELVHAHDWLTGNVLKYITDGFGTPSVLTMHSTEYGRDGNIFHDGFARWIRDTEYAACNHASVIISVSGFLANELQRIYQVPHWKIHVVPNGISYNAFDGFLEPGSVKARYGIDPLDPTIFAAGRMIVQKGMDLLVEAIPMVLGYFPSAKFIISGDGPEKDLVVNRADELGVTHAIRFLGSVSRGEYSELMRSADILALPSRNEPFGIVALEAWAAGKPVVATSAGGPTEFIWHDVNGFLVDANPGGLAHGIGSLLADHDHCRALGRNGRVAVEDKYNWNTVASYTEGVYHAALN; encoded by the coding sequence ATGCGTGTAGCTCTTTTTTCATGGGAATCTCTACACTCAATCAATATTGGTGGTTTGGGTGTTCATACCACAGAACTTGCCGCCGGCCTTGAACGCAGGAACCATGAAGTACATGTCTTCACCCGCCGCAAACCGGAGCAGAGCTATTATGATCGGATCGATGGAGTGCATTATCACCGCATCGATCACGGAATCAGTGATAATTTTGTGGAAAGTATGGACTGGATGTGCCAGGCTATGGCTCACAGGTTTTACGAAGTAACATCTCTGATCGGAAAATTTGAGCTGGTGCATGCTCATGATTGGTTAACAGGTAATGTACTTAAATACATCACCGATGGATTTGGAACACCTTCTGTTCTGACAATGCATTCGACTGAATATGGTCGGGATGGCAATATTTTTCATGATGGTTTTGCCAGATGGATAAGAGACACCGAATATGCTGCCTGTAATCATGCAAGCGTGATTATTTCTGTGAGTGGTTTTCTCGCTAATGAGCTTCAGCGCATATACCAGGTGCCGCACTGGAAGATTCATGTGGTTCCAAATGGAATATCTTATAACGCCTTTGATGGGTTTCTTGAGCCCGGTTCTGTAAAGGCACGTTATGGTATCGACCCTCTTGATCCCACTATCTTTGCTGCCGGGAGAATGATTGTTCAAAAGGGTATGGATCTGTTAGTGGAAGCGATACCCATGGTGCTTGGTTATTTCCCTTCTGCCAAATTCATCATTTCGGGAGATGGGCCGGAAAAAGATTTAGTTGTAAACAGAGCTGATGAGCTTGGAGTAACTCATGCTATTCGTTTTCTTGGCAGCGTCTCCAGAGGTGAATACAGTGAACTGATGCGATCTGCAGATATTCTGGCCTTACCCAGTCGAAACGAACCCTTTGGGATAGTAGCACTGGAAGCATGGGCGGCAGGAAAACCGGTTGTGGCAACAAGTGCTGGTGGTCCAACGGAATTTATTTGGCATGATGTTAATGGGTTTTTAGTCGATGCTAATCCTGGTGGTTTGGCACATGGTATCGGTTCCCTTTTAGCGGATCACGACCACTGTCGTGCGCTGGGGCGCAATGGACGGGTTGCGGTTGAAGATAAGTATAATTGGAATACCGTGGCAAGCTATACTGAAGGTGTTTATCATGCAGCTTTGAACTAA
- a CDS encoding ABC transporter permease subunit, which produces MKVLSIVASNTFKETIRNKVLYNILLVAGVVLLLSISFGDLSVFSRIQVMTDFGLATMSLTGLLLAVFIGVGMLGVEISTKTVYGVITRPVGRASFILGKFTGLFLTLLLNFLLIAAVFMIAIQTMGGSINAGIVSAVFLILVEMAVIVSAAIFFSTFTTPTLAAIFTLAFYAAGHLNNLVSLSAQQSMGAFHSFVLRMVHYILPNLDHFNIRTMVVYGMPVPEGHIFFTFLYGVFYTALLLILSVWLFGRKDL; this is translated from the coding sequence ATGAAAGTGCTCTCAATTGTAGCATCAAATACCTTTAAGGAGACCATTCGCAACAAGGTACTCTATAATATTTTGCTTGTTGCTGGCGTGGTGCTTCTTCTGTCTATCTCATTTGGGGACCTTTCGGTCTTTTCACGTATTCAGGTAATGACCGATTTTGGGCTTGCAACCATGTCCCTTACCGGGCTGCTTTTGGCTGTTTTTATCGGTGTAGGGATGCTTGGAGTAGAGATCAGTACCAAAACCGTGTACGGGGTCATTACCCGGCCTGTTGGAAGAGCTTCCTTTATATTGGGTAAATTTACCGGGTTGTTTCTCACTCTTTTGCTTAACTTTCTTCTTATTGCCGCTGTTTTTATGATAGCGATTCAGACAATGGGAGGGAGTATTAACGCAGGGATCGTTTCGGCAGTTTTTCTTATTCTGGTCGAAATGGCGGTGATCGTTTCGGCTGCGATCTTTTTCTCAACCTTTACAACACCTACTCTTGCCGCCATATTTACACTCGCTTTCTATGCAGCCGGGCATCTGAATAACCTTGTATCGCTGAGTGCACAGCAGTCAATGGGTGCTTTCCATTCCTTTGTTCTTAGAATGGTTCACTATATATTACCGAATCTTGACCACTTTAATATCAGAACAATGGTCGTGTACGGGATGCCGGTACCTGAGGGACATATCTTTTTTACCTTTCTTTATGGTGTATTTTATACTGCACTGTTATTAATTCTTTCCGTTTGGCTTTTTGGCAGAAAGGATTTGTAG
- a CDS encoding cation:proton antiporter, with the protein MPFNILVVLILMGGWLVGKSFSKAGLPSVLGMVVWGLVIGFLWSDYLPPQLSAIEPFLKSMALIIILLRAGLGIKKSTLKKTGVTALLMAFIPCIVEGTVLTVLIHYFFGFQWPIAGLTAFMLAAVSPAVVVPSMLDLKDKGYGKKNDVPTIVLAGASIDDVFAITVFTVFLQSLTANQVNLTRFLLSVPFALVTGIISGIVIGFTLVWLFRRKGADIRATEKTLILLMIAVMLVQIGDWLHMASLLGVMTIGFILLEKQEKIAHELSFKLSKMWVFAEIVLFVLIGISVDPLVALDAGSKGLLIIFLGVLFRAASVLFATSWSELTFKERLFCAIAYTPKATVQAALGGVALSMGIEHGETILALAVLSIMITAPLGLIGIRHFGKHLLSMEFSENE; encoded by the coding sequence ATGCCTTTTAATATATTAGTTGTCCTTATACTCATGGGTGGATGGTTAGTAGGAAAGTCATTTTCCAAAGCCGGCCTGCCATCTGTACTGGGCATGGTCGTATGGGGCCTTGTAATCGGCTTTTTATGGAGTGACTATCTCCCACCCCAGTTATCTGCAATTGAGCCTTTTTTAAAATCTATGGCCCTGATTATTATTCTTTTACGGGCTGGCCTGGGAATTAAAAAAAGTACATTAAAAAAAACCGGGGTCACTGCCCTGCTGATGGCTTTTATTCCCTGCATAGTAGAGGGCACGGTGTTAACTGTCCTGATCCATTATTTTTTTGGTTTTCAGTGGCCCATTGCGGGTCTTACCGCATTTATGCTGGCTGCGGTATCCCCGGCGGTGGTGGTGCCATCTATGCTCGACCTTAAGGATAAAGGGTATGGCAAAAAAAACGATGTTCCAACGATCGTGTTGGCCGGAGCAAGTATTGATGATGTTTTTGCTATCACTGTCTTTACAGTCTTTCTTCAGTCGCTCACAGCCAACCAGGTTAATTTAACCAGATTTTTACTCTCTGTTCCTTTTGCTCTGGTGACAGGAATTATAAGTGGCATCGTGATTGGTTTCACTTTGGTCTGGCTTTTTAGAAGAAAAGGTGCCGATATAAGAGCAACCGAAAAAACACTCATTTTGCTGATGATCGCCGTAATGCTGGTGCAGATTGGAGACTGGCTCCATATGGCCTCTTTACTGGGGGTTATGACAATTGGGTTTATTCTACTTGAAAAACAGGAAAAAATCGCACATGAGCTTTCTTTCAAACTTTCAAAAATGTGGGTGTTTGCGGAAATAGTACTCTTTGTTCTTATCGGAATATCTGTTGACCCACTTGTTGCTCTCGATGCTGGTAGTAAAGGATTATTGATTATCTTTCTGGGGGTACTGTTTCGCGCTGCATCAGTTCTTTTTGCCACTTCGTGGTCTGAACTCACTTTTAAGGAGCGATTGTTCTGCGCAATCGCCTATACACCAAAAGCAACTGTTCAGGCTGCACTGGGTGGTGTCGCGTTATCGATGGGAATCGAACATGGTGAGACGATTCTGGCGCTTGCAGTGCTATCAATAATGATTACTGCTCCCTTAGGCCTTATCGGAATCAGACACTTTGGAAAACATCTTCTCAGTATGGAGTTTTCTGAAAACGAATAG
- a CDS encoding NADH:flavin oxidoreductase has translation MELFEKNTFAGITLKNRIIRSATHEGLANEHGRPLEPLIDLYEQIAMGGVGMIITGYAGILKSARSCSNMAVFDSDEQVAIYKKIITTVKKHHTPIMLQIGHAGGLGAKELVGKHPVAPSKRCYKINHSTSVELTAKEIEELIAIFVSCIFRAKRAGFDGVQLLAAHGYLLSEFLSPYLNRRKDKWGGSTENRFRIIKEILTRSREKVGTFPIIIKISGNDEQKGGMNPEEAVAVAKLLELSSCDAIEVSCGNGNLFETVRCQSIPYEVLYKVVPGLHNVRGLKKSIINLFVKKRFKLHREIKDYNVEIAEQIKKAVSVPVISVGGIRELRSANEIVESGKSDYVALCRPLINEPDLPKKWKKGEQSVSNCIDCNYCLLACVKKPLQCYRGKLPEDFCS, from the coding sequence ATGGAATTATTCGAGAAGAATACATTTGCAGGTATTACGCTTAAAAATCGCATAATCCGTTCTGCAACACACGAAGGGCTGGCAAATGAGCATGGCAGGCCACTTGAGCCGCTTATAGACCTGTATGAACAGATTGCAATGGGCGGGGTAGGAATGATCATAACCGGCTATGCAGGGATTCTAAAAAGCGCGAGATCCTGTTCAAACATGGCGGTTTTTGACAGTGATGAACAGGTCGCTATATACAAAAAAATTATTACTACTGTTAAAAAACACCACACACCGATTATGCTTCAGATTGGGCATGCTGGTGGATTGGGAGCAAAAGAACTTGTTGGGAAGCATCCGGTTGCTCCTTCTAAAAGATGTTACAAAATAAACCACAGTACCTCTGTTGAGCTTACCGCAAAAGAGATTGAAGAGCTTATAGCCATTTTTGTTTCATGCATTTTTCGTGCAAAAAGGGCTGGTTTTGATGGTGTGCAACTACTTGCCGCACACGGATATCTTCTTTCCGAATTTCTTTCACCTTACCTAAACAGACGCAAAGACAAGTGGGGCGGATCGACTGAAAATCGCTTTCGTATAATAAAGGAGATATTAACCCGGTCAAGAGAGAAGGTTGGCACTTTTCCAATCATTATAAAAATAAGCGGAAATGATGAGCAGAAGGGGGGAATGAATCCCGAAGAAGCAGTAGCTGTAGCAAAGTTGCTTGAGCTTTCTTCATGTGATGCAATTGAAGTATCATGTGGCAATGGGAATCTGTTTGAAACAGTGCGCTGCCAAAGTATCCCCTATGAAGTTTTGTATAAGGTGGTACCTGGGTTACACAATGTCCGGGGGTTAAAAAAGAGTATTATTAATCTGTTTGTAAAAAAAAGGTTCAAACTGCACAGAGAGATAAAAGACTATAATGTTGAGATCGCGGAACAAATAAAAAAAGCGGTTTCTGTACCCGTTATCTCTGTTGGTGGTATACGGGAGTTAAGGTCAGCCAATGAAATAGTTGAGTCGGGTAAGTCTGATTATGTAGCTCTGTGCAGACCTTTGATCAATGAACCGGATCTACCAAAGAAGTGGAAAAAAGGTGAACAGTCTGTTTCAAACTGTATCGATTGTAACTACTGCTTGCTGGCTTGTGTTAAAAAACCACTTCAATGTTACAGGGGTAAGCTTCCCGAAGATTTTTGTTCGTGA
- a CDS encoding ABC transporter ATP-binding protein — protein sequence MDIITLEKVSKVYRKGFKGTAVSAVSDVTFSVAQNRITGFVGPNGAGKTTTIKMIMGLVAPSRGTIKIRSVDASQPKARQNVAYVSEQPYFYRHLSVAESLRFVSELLDIEKGKIAGEVKRVLDIVELSGKEKLKIREMSKGMQQRLNMACGLLGDPDLLILDEPMSGLDPPARRLFRNLFKRLGNEGKTIFFSTHVLEDIEVVCDDVIVLDGGKLRYTGRVDALLERGYLGSELLVKELGEELQQDLNSRGWNSTINPDDTWMIFVPGEKELMSCQELLHSKGIYCHSIQKRTMPLETLLYGSTAEKNS from the coding sequence ATGGATATAATCACACTGGAAAAAGTTTCCAAGGTCTACCGCAAGGGGTTTAAGGGCACTGCAGTTTCTGCAGTGAGTGATGTTACCTTCAGTGTTGCCCAAAACCGTATTACCGGATTTGTGGGTCCCAATGGTGCCGGTAAAACCACTACAATAAAGATGATTATGGGGCTTGTTGCTCCCAGCAGGGGAACGATAAAGATTCGTTCCGTGGATGCATCACAGCCTAAAGCACGCCAAAACGTTGCTTACGTATCTGAGCAGCCCTATTTTTACCGCCATCTCTCGGTGGCCGAATCACTCAGGTTTGTTTCTGAGCTTCTGGACATCGAAAAGGGCAAGATTGCCGGTGAGGTCAAAAGGGTTCTTGATATCGTTGAGCTGAGCGGAAAAGAGAAGCTTAAGATCAGGGAGATGTCAAAGGGGATGCAGCAGCGTCTGAACATGGCATGTGGATTACTGGGTGATCCTGACCTGCTTATACTTGATGAACCGATGAGCGGGCTTGATCCACCTGCCAGAAGATTATTCAGAAACCTGTTTAAGAGGTTAGGCAATGAGGGTAAAACGATCTTTTTCAGCACCCATGTGCTTGAGGATATAGAGGTGGTGTGTGATGATGTGATTGTGCTTGATGGTGGTAAACTAAGGTACACCGGTAGGGTTGATGCGCTTCTTGAGCGTGGATACCTGGGCTCTGAGCTTTTGGTTAAAGAGCTTGGAGAGGAGTTGCAGCAGGATTTGAATAGCCGTGGGTGGAACAGTACGATAAACCCCGATGATACATGGATGATTTTTGTGCCGGGAGAGAAAGAGCTGATGAGTTGTCAGGAGCTACTGCACTCTAAGGGGATCTACTGTCACTCAATACAAAAACGGACAATGCCCCTCGAAACCCTTCTTTATGGATCAACTGCGGAGAAAAATTCATGA